One Roseimaritima multifibrata DNA window includes the following coding sequences:
- a CDS encoding NAD(P)H-hydrate epimerase: protein MQYSSFEALDVETIRSIDRIAMERYKMSGLVLMENAGRGAAEYIDRWLAAKRDPFGDSPSELKRMTGETVVLCGAGNNAGDGYVVARHLQTMGHTVEIFQLADPEKLTGDAAANWEIAQLADIPTTVLLTPDQIPAELSARDASCVVDAMVGTGANGPLREPYASAVEVANQLPALRVALDIPSGLDANSGKADGICFLAERTITFVAAKTGFLQPSAKRWLGEVVVVPIGVPQKLLDAVCGTDKAN from the coding sequence ATGCAATATTCTTCTTTTGAAGCACTGGATGTCGAAACCATTCGTTCGATTGATCGCATCGCGATGGAGCGATACAAGATGAGTGGTCTGGTCTTGATGGAGAATGCGGGCCGCGGGGCTGCCGAATATATCGATCGCTGGCTGGCCGCTAAGAGAGACCCGTTTGGCGATTCACCCAGTGAACTGAAGCGAATGACTGGTGAGACCGTCGTTTTGTGTGGTGCGGGAAATAATGCCGGCGACGGATACGTCGTCGCTAGGCATCTGCAGACCATGGGGCATACCGTAGAAATTTTCCAGTTGGCCGATCCCGAGAAGTTGACTGGAGACGCCGCGGCTAACTGGGAAATCGCTCAGTTAGCGGACATTCCCACAACGGTCCTTCTTACGCCCGATCAAATTCCAGCGGAGCTGTCGGCTCGGGACGCGAGTTGTGTTGTCGATGCGATGGTTGGAACAGGCGCGAATGGTCCGCTGCGCGAACCTTACGCTTCGGCGGTGGAAGTGGCAAACCAATTGCCTGCACTTCGCGTCGCACTGGACATTCCCAGTGGACTGGATGCGAACAGCGGCAAAGCGGATGGCATCTGCTTTTTGGCCGAGCGAACGATAACATTTGTTGCGGCAAAAACAGGGTTTCTCCAGCCAAGTGCTAAGCGTTGGTTAGGGGAGGTTGTGGTGGTTCCGATTGGTGTCCCACAGAAGTTGCTAGATGCGGTGTGCGGGACCGACAAGGCGAACTAG